One Miscanthus floridulus cultivar M001 chromosome 11, ASM1932011v1, whole genome shotgun sequence DNA window includes the following coding sequences:
- the LOC136492008 gene encoding putative F-box protein At5g55150: MAVTRFGFVKTNWTDSEATNILGLVVIHEFTNLRSGLPEDLLESIGQHLASGHDAASFRSACSPWRAAVPFATFGPLLLLPFDLDLDRVGFYCVPEKKVLSKTLLDVRGKVACSSSCGWLALIDEATSVTLLNPFACARAPCVELPPAGEHIAAASSLERMSRVNDRWVLHPTNGYGDTDAAGRAIKLEDMRDVFFYEIMLSAPPDAAGHECVAMAMLGYSTEVTFCRVGVDSAWTLLDTKLESSVGSIVHCQDKFLAIDFTGEISVCSSNATGATPTAMLLPSLSSPAGLYHRSYLESNSELHIVGVMVSMFHET; encoded by the exons ATGGCCGTGACTC GATTTGGATTCGTCAAGACAAACTGGACAGATAGTGAAGCAACAAACATTTTGGGTCTTGTAGTCATTCATGAATTCACAAACCTA AGATCCGGCCTaccagaggatctcctcgagtccatcgggcagcATCTCGCGTCAGGCCATGACGCGGCGTCCTttcgatccgcttgctccccatggcgcgctgccgtcccgttcgcgaccttcgggccgctcctgctgctcccgttcgaccTTGACTTggaccgcgtcggcttctactgtGTCCCAGAGAAGAAAGTCTTGTCTAAGACGCTGCTCGATgtgcgcggcaaggtggcgtgTAGCTCCTCGTGTGGATGGCTGGCGCTCATCGATGAGGCGACGTCCGTtacgctgctgaatccattcgcctGTGCCCGTGCCCCCTGTgttgagctcccgccagcagGTGAACACATCGCGGCAGCGTCCTCATTGGAACGCATGTCTAGGGTCAATGACCgatgggtcctccatcccaccaatggCTATGGGGACACGGATGCCGCAggtagagccatcaagctagaagacatgagggacgtgttcttctATGAGATCATGCTCTCAGCGCCGCCTGACgccgccggccatgagtgcgtggccatggccatgcttgggtacTCCACGGAGGTCACGTtctgccgggttggagtcgacagcgcatggacactgctcgacaccaaactagagtcctccgtggggtccatcgtccactgtcaagacaagttcttggcgatcgacttCACTGGAGAAATCTCCGTTTGTAGCAGCAATGCCAccggcgctactccaaccgcgatgctgctgccatcgctgtcgtcACCTGCGGGGCTCTACCACCGTAGCTACCTAGAATCAAACAGTGAGCTACACATTGTGGGTGTCATGGTGAGCATGTTCCACGAGACatag